The Planococcus donghaensis genome contains a region encoding:
- the nagB gene encoding glucosamine-6-phosphate deaminase, with protein MKLICVENYEEMSSKAAELVEQQILENDHSVLGLATGSTPLGLYENLIRGFKERGISYQNVHTVNLDEYRGLAGTHPNSYRYFMNKKLFGHIDIKLENTHIPNGKAKSVEAECARYEALIHEIGPPDLQILGMGMNGHIGFNEPGTPEKSVTHCVSLDPSTRNSNARFFSDRDEVPTHAITMGIESILKSKQILVLVSGKNKAQAVKRLLAGRISEQFPASFLWKHNHVTLIVDKEAYSLVAANEE; from the coding sequence ATGAAACTAATATGTGTCGAAAACTACGAAGAGATGAGCAGCAAGGCGGCAGAGTTAGTGGAACAACAAATTTTAGAAAATGATCATTCGGTGCTCGGACTTGCGACTGGTTCGACGCCGCTTGGCCTTTATGAAAACCTTATTCGCGGTTTTAAAGAACGCGGGATTTCTTATCAAAACGTTCATACTGTAAACTTGGACGAATACAGAGGGTTAGCAGGAACTCATCCAAACAGCTACCGCTATTTTATGAATAAGAAACTGTTTGGTCATATTGATATAAAGTTAGAAAATACGCATATTCCAAATGGCAAAGCAAAGTCAGTTGAAGCAGAATGCGCACGTTACGAAGCATTGATTCATGAAATTGGGCCCCCCGATTTGCAAATTCTCGGCATGGGAATGAACGGACATATCGGCTTTAATGAACCCGGCACACCGGAGAAAAGTGTGACACATTGTGTATCGCTTGATCCCTCCACACGAAACAGCAATGCCCGTTTTTTCAGTGACCGCGATGAAGTGCCGACCCATGCAATTACGATGGGGATTGAATCGATTTTAAAAAGCAAACAAATTCTCGTTTTGGTTTCTGGGAAAAACAAAGCGCAAGCAGTCAAGCGGTTGTTGGCCGGACGGATTAGTGAACAGTTTCCAGCGTCGTTTTTATGGAAACACAATCATGTTACACTAATTGTGGATAAGGAAGCATATAGCTTGGTAGCGGCAAACGAGGAGTGA
- a CDS encoding phosphocarrier protein HPr, which yields MIEKSYTITSDEGLHARPASKLVGAVSPFAAEVKMLYKEKEVNLKSIMGVMSLGVSKGNTVKITADGSDEESLMAKVDELIIAEGLGEA from the coding sequence ATGATTGAAAAAAGTTATACAATTACAAGCGACGAAGGACTTCACGCACGTCCGGCATCAAAATTAGTGGGCGCAGTATCACCGTTTGCGGCTGAAGTAAAAATGCTTTATAAAGAAAAAGAAGTAAACTTAAAATCAATTATGGGCGTTATGTCACTTGGCGTTTCAAAAGGCAACACAGTTAAAATTACAGCTGACGGCAGCGATGAAGAATCACTGATGGCGAAAGTAGACGAACTCATTATCGCTGAAGGCCTTGGAGAAGCATAA
- a CDS encoding TAXI family TRAP transporter solute-binding subunit, with protein sequence MKKMKVSALSLMVASSLALAACGEDEATPTEGGGEAEGLEANLVTIATGGASGPYNIIGSTLAETYSSTYDVNSRTQTTGASVENVNLIKEDKIEMAFTMSDVVSQAVEGTEGFTEPTDKISQIAALYPNYVQIVTTADSGIETFEDLRGKRIAVGDQNSGVEVNARTLLEGYGITYDDIDVDYLGYAEAADGLRAGQIDAAFLTSGLPNASLLELSETLDIRMVSIAPEDVERVAADKSYFLPLEIPAGTYGNDEAIPTAAIMNALVVHSDMSEDDVYKLTKTFFENLDTLENAHQAASDISLEAAQEGLVAPLHPGAQRYYDEQ encoded by the coding sequence ATGAAAAAAATGAAAGTAAGTGCATTATCTTTAATGGTCGCTAGCAGTTTAGCATTAGCAGCATGTGGAGAAGACGAGGCAACACCAACTGAAGGCGGCGGAGAAGCTGAAGGATTAGAAGCAAACCTTGTGACAATCGCAACGGGTGGAGCATCAGGTCCATACAACATTATTGGTTCGACGCTAGCAGAAACTTATAGTTCTACATATGATGTCAATTCAAGAACGCAAACAACAGGAGCTTCTGTTGAGAACGTTAACTTGATTAAAGAAGACAAAATTGAAATGGCTTTCACGATGAGTGATGTTGTGAGCCAAGCAGTAGAAGGGACTGAAGGCTTTACGGAGCCAACGGACAAAATTAGCCAAATCGCTGCTTTATATCCGAACTATGTTCAAATTGTAACGACTGCAGATTCAGGAATTGAAACTTTTGAAGACTTACGTGGCAAACGAATTGCTGTAGGCGATCAAAACTCTGGAGTAGAAGTAAATGCACGTACTCTTCTCGAAGGTTACGGCATTACGTATGACGATATCGATGTGGATTATTTAGGTTATGCAGAAGCAGCTGACGGACTACGTGCCGGCCAAATTGATGCTGCCTTCCTGACAAGTGGTTTGCCAAACGCTTCACTTCTAGAACTATCAGAAACACTAGACATCCGCATGGTTTCTATTGCACCAGAAGACGTTGAACGTGTGGCGGCAGATAAATCTTACTTCTTACCACTAGAAATTCCAGCGGGTACTTATGGTAACGATGAAGCTATTCCAACTGCAGCGATTATGAACGCGTTAGTAGTGCACTCGGATATGAGTGAAGACGATGTTTACAAATTAACGAAAACTTTCTTTGAAAATCTAGATACGTTAGAAAATGCTCACCAAGCAGCTTCAGATATTTCATTAGAAGCGGCACAAGAAGGACTTGTCGCACCGTTACATCCAGGAGCACAGCGCTACTACGATGAACAATAA
- a CDS encoding SIS domain-containing protein — translation MIKSYFQQAHERLELVEKNETEAMLSAAKKVATAIQSGGIIQLFGCGHSHILTEEVFYRAGGLVPIKPIFVEPLMLHEGAVQSSQLERQNDYAASFLKDQDFQKDDVVFVISTSGRNPVPVDVALAAREKGAYVIGITSLSYSGSQTSRHSSGNHLFNSVDLVIDNHSVAGDAVLSYEGVDVPFGPTSTVVGATILNAIFAQAIREMADAGFAPPVFLSGNIDGSDEHNQNLIDTYSERISLLS, via the coding sequence ATGATAAAAAGCTACTTCCAGCAAGCACATGAACGTCTAGAGCTTGTCGAAAAAAATGAAACCGAAGCGATGCTGTCCGCTGCTAAAAAAGTAGCGACTGCTATCCAATCGGGTGGCATCATCCAATTATTTGGTTGTGGGCACTCGCATATTTTAACGGAAGAAGTATTTTACCGTGCCGGTGGATTGGTTCCGATTAAGCCGATTTTCGTGGAACCGTTAATGTTACACGAAGGAGCTGTCCAGTCATCTCAGCTCGAGCGTCAAAATGACTATGCAGCAAGTTTCTTGAAAGACCAGGATTTTCAAAAAGACGACGTCGTGTTTGTCATTTCAACATCTGGCCGAAACCCGGTGCCGGTAGACGTAGCTTTAGCGGCGCGTGAAAAAGGCGCATATGTGATTGGCATTACCTCGCTTTCGTATTCTGGCAGTCAAACTTCGCGACACAGTAGTGGTAACCATCTTTTCAATTCAGTAGATTTGGTAATCGACAATCATTCGGTTGCTGGTGACGCAGTTTTATCATATGAAGGTGTAGACGTTCCATTTGGTCCCACTTCTACAGTTGTTGGCGCCACAATTTTAAACGCCATTTTTGCACAAGCGATTCGGGAAATGGCTGATGCGGGATTTGCGCCACCGGTATTTTTGAGCGGCAATATTGATGGCTCAGACGAACACAATCAAAACTTGATCGACACGTACAGTGAGCGAATTTCGTTGCTGTCGTAA
- a CDS encoding YdhK family protein: MIHKKLLLLTMSTLTALTLAACGDTEEDMNPADPDTHVEMNEEADEDAGHGDMDHSGSDEVPEGLAVSDNPTFEIGSQAKITAEHMPGMDGAEATIVGAFDTTVYALSYTPTTGGEPVENHKWVIHEELEDAGDMPLSAGDEAVIAVDHMEGMDGATATIDTAEETTVYMVDYTDTENGEEIKNHKWVTESELSAE; the protein is encoded by the coding sequence ATGATTCACAAGAAACTATTGCTACTAACAATGTCGACTTTAACAGCACTTACATTAGCTGCTTGCGGTGATACAGAAGAAGATATGAACCCAGCAGACCCTGATACGCACGTAGAAATGAATGAAGAAGCGGATGAAGATGCGGGACACGGCGATATGGATCATTCCGGCTCTGATGAAGTTCCTGAGGGGCTGGCAGTATCAGATAATCCAACATTTGAAATTGGTAGCCAAGCAAAGATTACCGCTGAGCATATGCCAGGAATGGACGGTGCTGAGGCCACGATTGTTGGCGCCTTTGATACAACCGTGTACGCATTGAGTTATACACCAACTACAGGCGGCGAACCCGTCGAAAATCACAAGTGGGTCATCCACGAAGAGTTAGAAGATGCTGGCGACATGCCACTTTCAGCTGGAGACGAAGCAGTAATTGCTGTAGATCACATGGAAGGCATGGATGGTGCTACTGCAACGATCGATACTGCTGAAGAAACAACGGTTTATATGGTCGACTATACGGATACTGAGAACGGTGAAGAGATAAAGAATCATAAATGGGTAACTGAGAGTGAGTTATCTGCTGAATAA
- a CDS encoding DUF1850 domain-containing protein: MLLFLLLWRIPVVQFDFANERYYLSETEFQLQWIHSVEKEEWLEFYERNGDMLLLTETKFKTYGAGVPSDGEIISSEDGFVHMKINRPYKEMNLTVSQNAQTTITTAKKNIPLYTYTEDYGFVTITVEYLNLWEYVRGNKL; encoded by the coding sequence GTGCTCCTCTTTCTTCTGCTATGGCGGATACCCGTTGTGCAATTTGATTTTGCAAACGAGCGTTATTACTTATCGGAAACAGAGTTTCAGTTACAGTGGATTCATTCTGTTGAAAAAGAAGAATGGCTAGAATTTTATGAACGCAATGGGGACATGCTTCTTCTAACAGAAACAAAGTTTAAAACCTACGGTGCAGGTGTTCCTTCGGATGGTGAAATCATTTCTTCTGAAGATGGATTTGTTCATATGAAGATCAATCGTCCATATAAGGAAATGAATTTAACTGTATCCCAAAATGCACAAACAACAATAACAACAGCGAAAAAGAACATTCCGTTATACACATACACGGAGGATTATGGGTTCGTGACAATTACGGTTGAATATCTCAATCTATGGGAGTATGTAAGGGGGAACAAACTATGA
- the nagA gene encoding N-acetylglucosamine-6-phosphate deacetylase, whose product MKKSLLISGITIADANEESFVGDILIEDGQITRVAEKLEVQADSYVDATGKKWTALPGFIDIHIHGAAGHDVMDSTPEALNGLAAALPKEGTTSFLATTMTQTDEEISAALQNIQVFNAQEGQAEMLGVHLEGPFISDKRAGAQPIEHIITPSLPLFNKWQKLSGGQIRIVTMAPETATDATFIQSLADEGVTVSIGHSDATFEEVQQAVHSGAKHVTHLYNQMSPLHHRNPGVVGAALVEDALSVEVIADFIHSHPSAVELAFRQKGAKRLILITDAMRAKGLSAGVYDLGGQDVQVTEKDARLADGTLAGSILTMEKAVQNVQSITRCGLNELVAMSSANAAAALGLSNKGKLQAGMDADIAIVDDSFTVQLTICRGAIAYTKENRV is encoded by the coding sequence ATGAAGAAAAGTTTATTGATTTCAGGCATCACCATTGCGGATGCTAACGAAGAAAGCTTTGTAGGAGATATCTTAATAGAAGACGGACAAATCACACGCGTTGCTGAAAAGCTTGAGGTACAAGCAGATAGCTATGTCGATGCAACCGGTAAAAAGTGGACGGCGTTGCCAGGGTTTATTGACATCCATATTCACGGAGCTGCTGGACATGATGTGATGGACAGTACACCTGAAGCACTGAACGGCTTAGCCGCTGCGTTGCCAAAAGAAGGCACGACAAGTTTTTTAGCGACGACGATGACGCAAACAGATGAAGAAATCTCTGCAGCGCTGCAAAACATTCAAGTGTTTAACGCACAAGAAGGTCAGGCAGAAATGCTAGGTGTTCACTTGGAAGGTCCGTTTATTTCCGACAAACGCGCAGGCGCACAACCGATTGAACATATTATCACGCCGTCTTTGCCACTATTTAATAAATGGCAAAAGCTGAGCGGCGGTCAAATTCGTATCGTGACCATGGCTCCTGAAACTGCAACGGACGCAACGTTTATTCAAAGTTTAGCAGATGAGGGAGTAACGGTATCGATCGGACATTCAGATGCTACATTTGAAGAAGTGCAACAGGCTGTGCATAGCGGAGCAAAACATGTAACGCATCTTTACAACCAAATGAGTCCGCTTCACCACCGCAATCCTGGCGTAGTAGGCGCGGCATTGGTAGAAGACGCTTTGTCAGTAGAAGTGATTGCAGATTTTATTCACAGTCATCCGTCTGCTGTTGAACTGGCTTTCCGTCAAAAAGGGGCAAAGCGCTTAATCCTAATTACGGATGCGATGCGTGCGAAAGGGTTGTCTGCAGGCGTTTACGATTTGGGCGGTCAAGATGTGCAAGTGACCGAAAAAGATGCGCGACTTGCTGATGGCACATTGGCGGGCAGTATTTTAACGATGGAAAAAGCGGTTCAAAATGTTCAGTCGATTACGCGTTGCGGTTTGAATGAGCTAGTGGCGATGTCTTCTGCTAACGCAGCGGCGGCACTCGGGCTTTCAAACAAAGGCAAGCTTCAAGCTGGGATGGATGCAGATATAGCGATTGTCGATGACAGCTTTACTGTTCAACTGACGATTTGCAGAGGTGCGATTGCTTATACGAAGGAGAATCGAGTATGA
- a CDS encoding TRAP transporter permease — MTKDNRDLDVESVSAHEEDKTLSQEVLEKYDTDAKVRKLKNRKLVWLIAAIAIAYSVYHLYVTFNPLPALQARSIHVAVGMGLVFLVYPTFKKQDRTKIPFYDWILFIFSLGTAGYLMYEYNDIMTTRGGIPNTLDIIFAILTVVLVLEAARRVTGIILPILALVFLAYPFISHFIWMPDMLMTRQFDLGDIFGQLYLKTEGLYSTAISASLQFIFLFILFGAFLAKSGMGQLFNDLAMALAGSKQGGPAKVAVISSGFMGSINGSAIANVVGTGAFTIPLMKKIGYNKNFAGAVEASASVGGQILPPIMGASAFIMAETTGIAYGTIALAALLPAVLYFLGVIMQVHFRAGKENLKGIPKADLPRTKEVLKDKGHLLLPIVGLIFMLYTGMPIAYAAFYTIVLTVVVAGLRKSTRMGFKDILEAMENGARQSLSVMIACAVVGIIIGVVSLTSFGTVMTSAITSFGAGSLFWTLFLTMLASIVLGMGLPSIPAYIITATMTAPALAEFGIPVLVAHLFVFYFGIFANITPPVALAAFAGAGISGGDPMRTGLNALRLSIAGFIIPYLFVYNPAMLMIDTTDIAVNATEFTLPPIWEILMITVTAIIGIIGLSSAAEGYFQAKLNVLFRIVLGAGALLLIVPETYTDIIGLTVVLGIFLINFLKSKKDNPATATS; from the coding sequence ATGACAAAAGACAACCGGGATTTGGACGTTGAAAGCGTATCAGCCCATGAAGAAGACAAAACCCTCAGCCAAGAAGTGCTGGAAAAGTACGATACAGATGCAAAAGTTCGTAAGCTTAAAAACCGCAAACTGGTTTGGTTGATTGCAGCGATTGCCATCGCTTATTCGGTTTATCATTTATACGTGACGTTCAACCCGCTCCCAGCCTTGCAAGCACGCTCGATTCACGTAGCGGTCGGGATGGGGTTAGTATTCCTTGTGTATCCAACTTTTAAAAAGCAAGATCGTACAAAAATACCATTTTACGATTGGATTTTGTTTATCTTCAGTCTAGGGACAGCCGGGTACTTAATGTATGAATACAACGACATTATGACGACACGCGGTGGAATTCCAAATACATTGGATATCATTTTTGCCATTTTGACAGTAGTGCTAGTTCTGGAAGCGGCAAGACGTGTAACGGGTATTATCTTGCCAATTTTGGCTTTGGTGTTTTTAGCTTATCCATTCATCAGTCATTTTATTTGGATGCCGGATATGTTAATGACACGCCAGTTTGACCTTGGCGATATTTTTGGTCAATTGTATTTGAAAACAGAAGGTCTTTATTCTACTGCCATATCTGCTTCTTTGCAGTTTATTTTCCTGTTTATCTTGTTTGGCGCATTTTTAGCCAAATCCGGAATGGGGCAATTGTTTAACGATTTAGCAATGGCTTTAGCAGGAAGTAAGCAAGGAGGACCTGCTAAAGTAGCAGTGATCTCTAGTGGATTTATGGGAAGTATCAACGGTTCAGCGATTGCAAACGTTGTCGGAACCGGTGCTTTCACCATTCCATTAATGAAAAAAATCGGCTACAATAAAAATTTTGCGGGGGCTGTCGAAGCAAGTGCATCCGTAGGGGGACAAATTTTGCCGCCGATTATGGGTGCGAGTGCGTTTATCATGGCGGAAACGACCGGCATTGCTTACGGTACGATAGCACTCGCTGCTTTATTGCCAGCCGTTTTGTATTTCCTTGGTGTCATTATGCAAGTGCATTTCCGTGCAGGTAAAGAAAACCTGAAAGGCATTCCAAAAGCAGATTTGCCAAGAACCAAAGAAGTTCTAAAAGACAAAGGTCATTTACTATTACCGATTGTCGGCTTGATTTTCATGCTTTATACCGGCATGCCAATTGCTTATGCGGCATTTTATACAATCGTGCTAACGGTTGTCGTGGCAGGACTTAGAAAATCCACACGCATGGGCTTTAAAGATATTCTTGAAGCAATGGAAAATGGTGCACGCCAATCGCTATCGGTTATGATTGCCTGTGCGGTCGTTGGAATTATTATCGGAGTTGTCAGTCTAACTAGTTTTGGTACAGTCATGACTTCAGCAATTACAAGCTTTGGCGCAGGATCTCTATTTTGGACATTGTTCTTGACGATGCTTGCGTCTATTGTGTTGGGAATGGGCTTGCCGTCAATTCCAGCTTACATCATCACTGCGACAATGACGGCGCCAGCGCTTGCTGAATTTGGCATTCCAGTGCTTGTTGCGCATCTTTTTGTATTTTACTTTGGGATTTTTGCCAATATTACACCTCCAGTCGCACTTGCTGCATTTGCTGGGGCGGGGATATCTGGTGGCGATCCGATGAGGACCGGATTGAACGCCTTACGTCTATCAATTGCTGGGTTTATTATTCCGTATTTATTTGTTTACAATCCAGCCATGTTGATGATTGATACGACAGATATTGCGGTCAATGCGACGGAATTTACTTTACCGCCGATATGGGAGATTTTGATGATTACCGTAACCGCTATTATCGGCATTATCGGATTGAGTTCAGCTGCAGAAGGCTATTTCCAGGCAAAACTTAATGTGTTGTTCCGTATCGTACTGGGAGCGGGTGCGTTACTGCTCATTGTTCCAGAAACGTATACCGATATCATTGGGCTAACCGTTGTGCTTGGCATATTCTTGATTAATTTCCTGAAAAGCAAAAAAGACAATCCGGCAACTGCGACATCTTAA
- a CDS encoding F510_1955 family glycosylhydrolase encodes MKAKWMLTPLMTGLLLVGCSPSEESDTSTTETNESSEEVEVAFDGQLDHVHGMGYIENEEGLYFASHHGLRIYRDGQWLEATEHANDYMGFNAVAEGFYTSGHPGPDSMMQNPIGIQRSIDGGRSLDHMGFEGETDFHHMAVGYRSHHLFVMNPQENSELSAGYFRSENDGEEWQQVSGSGLAGEVSAFAMHPSDSQLIAAASTEGVFLSEDGGDNFSPLTGNVVFGTAVFFNEESLYYATYDAQAELINYTLETANKQSIELPDLPEDGVIFIAQNPLQEEQLAIYTAAGHAFVFEDDSWNQILNAGQVEK; translated from the coding sequence ATGAAAGCAAAATGGATGTTAACCCCTTTAATGACAGGATTGCTGCTAGTCGGATGCTCACCAAGCGAAGAGTCAGATACATCAACTACTGAAACGAATGAAAGTTCGGAAGAAGTGGAAGTGGCATTTGATGGTCAATTAGACCATGTTCACGGCATGGGCTATATCGAAAATGAAGAAGGCTTGTACTTTGCCTCGCATCACGGCTTGCGAATTTACCGCGACGGCCAATGGTTGGAAGCAACTGAACACGCGAATGATTATATGGGGTTTAACGCAGTAGCCGAGGGCTTTTATACATCAGGTCATCCAGGGCCAGATTCAATGATGCAAAATCCGATTGGAATTCAAAGAAGTATAGACGGTGGTCGTTCGCTCGATCACATGGGCTTTGAGGGCGAAACGGATTTTCACCATATGGCGGTTGGTTACCGCAGTCATCATCTGTTCGTGATGAATCCTCAAGAAAATTCGGAGCTAAGCGCAGGATATTTCCGTAGTGAAAACGATGGAGAAGAATGGCAGCAAGTCAGTGGATCTGGACTAGCAGGCGAAGTGTCAGCTTTTGCCATGCACCCGAGTGATTCGCAACTAATTGCTGCAGCTTCAACAGAAGGCGTATTTTTATCAGAAGATGGAGGAGATAATTTTTCGCCATTAACAGGGAATGTGGTTTTCGGTACAGCTGTGTTTTTTAACGAAGAGTCGCTGTATTATGCAACGTACGACGCACAAGCAGAACTGATCAACTACACGTTAGAAACAGCCAATAAGCAGTCAATCGAGTTACCTGATTTACCGGAAGATGGAGTTATATTCATCGCTCAAAATCCACTCCAAGAAGAACAGCTCGCCATATACACAGCAGCGGGTCACGCTTTTGTTTTTGAGGATGATAGCTGGAACCAAATTTTAAACGCTGGACAAGTAGAGAAATAA
- a CDS encoding GntR family transcriptional regulator, protein MLDKQSPIPIYIQIEEQLKQQIQQGDFLVGTAIPSERELTEYFGVSRMTVRQSVTNLVNEGLLYREKGRGTFVASPKVEQPLNGLTSFTEDMLARGMAPSNKIIGFEIVKPDADVVTALQLVDGEKVYFIERIRFADDKTMAIERTYLPVARFPGLHRDLLQGSLYAMIENNQQLKISHATQRMEAGLVKKEDAELLQIDVPAAILMIERISYLDGDVPFELVRSTYRADRYKFTTEIKR, encoded by the coding sequence GTGCTGGACAAACAATCGCCAATTCCGATTTACATTCAAATAGAAGAACAGCTAAAACAGCAAATTCAGCAAGGAGATTTTTTAGTAGGGACGGCGATTCCATCTGAGCGGGAGTTGACCGAGTATTTTGGCGTCAGCCGGATGACGGTGCGCCAATCGGTTACGAATTTGGTCAATGAAGGTTTGCTATATCGAGAAAAAGGTCGGGGCACATTTGTTGCGTCTCCAAAAGTGGAACAGCCGTTAAACGGTTTGACGAGTTTCACAGAAGACATGTTAGCCCGCGGCATGGCGCCAAGCAATAAAATCATCGGCTTTGAAATAGTAAAACCTGACGCTGACGTTGTAACGGCTTTGCAATTAGTTGACGGAGAAAAAGTTTACTTTATCGAACGGATTCGCTTTGCCGATGACAAGACCATGGCCATCGAACGGACCTATTTGCCAGTCGCGCGTTTCCCAGGCTTACACCGGGATTTGCTACAAGGATCGCTGTATGCGATGATAGAAAACAATCAGCAGCTGAAAATCAGTCATGCCACCCAGCGGATGGAAGCTGGACTGGTGAAAAAAGAAGATGCCGAACTGTTGCAAATTGATGTGCCAGCCGCTATCTTAATGATTGAACGCATCAGCTATTTAGATGGCGATGTGCCATTTGAATTGGTACGCAGTACGTACCGAGCAGATCGCTACAAATTCACCACCGAAATTAAACGGTAA
- the nagE gene encoding N-acetylglucosamine-specific PTS transporter subunit IIBC, producing the protein MFSFLQKIGKSLMFPIATLPAAALLLRFGQDDMLGIPFMSAAGAGIIDNLAIIFAIGIAMGLAHDGNGGAALAGAVAYLVLTSAIVTINDTINMGVFSGIISGIAGGLLYNKFYNVKFPQWLAFFGGRRFVPIVTAATMTILAGVLGYAWPPIQEGLDSAGEWILNAGMFGVGAYGFLNRLLIPTGLHHVINTVVWFDFGTFTDASGEVVRGEINRFLKGDPTAGPFLSGFFPIMMFGLPAACLAMYAAAKKERKAVVGGMLFSIGFTSFLTGITEPIEFTFMFLSPLLYVIHALLTGVSMMVSYALDIHHGFGFSAGAIDYVLNYGLATNPLLLLVVGLGIGIIYFVIFYFLIIKLDLKTPGREEEDEEGAENAGSDNKAVDVRAYHTIEGLGGVDNVVAVDYCTTRLRMTVKDSDRVNEKELKRHGAMGVMKINKTNVQVVIGTAVEFLADAMKPRLANGNPAPSDLSVVEKEKTNEAAAVQAIAAKDFEMPIQGDIIPLSEVPDEVFAKGMMGQGFAIVPTGNILYSPVDGRVVSVFPTKHAIGIKTDTGVDLLIHVGLDTVKLKGQGFEALVEQDTLVQRGDALLKLDLEFLKANAPSIATPVIFTNLTEQKVTMIKDGFQEQGTASILKVD; encoded by the coding sequence ATGTTCAGTTTTCTACAAAAAATAGGGAAATCGTTAATGTTCCCGATCGCTACATTGCCAGCCGCAGCGTTATTGCTGCGTTTTGGACAAGACGACATGCTTGGCATTCCGTTTATGTCAGCTGCCGGTGCCGGAATTATCGATAACTTGGCAATCATTTTTGCAATCGGTATTGCCATGGGTCTCGCTCACGATGGTAACGGTGGAGCAGCTTTAGCGGGTGCTGTCGCTTATCTTGTTTTAACGTCAGCCATCGTCACGATTAACGACACGATTAATATGGGTGTTTTTTCCGGTATTATATCCGGTATCGCCGGGGGGCTTTTATACAATAAATTCTACAATGTGAAATTCCCGCAATGGCTCGCGTTCTTCGGGGGGAGGCGATTTGTGCCGATCGTTACCGCAGCGACGATGACGATTTTAGCGGGTGTCCTTGGGTACGCATGGCCGCCAATTCAAGAAGGTCTTGACAGTGCGGGAGAATGGATTTTAAATGCCGGGATGTTCGGCGTCGGTGCTTACGGATTCTTAAACCGGTTGTTGATCCCAACAGGATTGCACCACGTGATCAACACAGTTGTTTGGTTTGATTTTGGAACATTCACGGATGCCTCTGGTGAAGTGGTACGCGGAGAAATTAACCGTTTCCTAAAAGGCGATCCAACAGCAGGACCATTTTTATCTGGATTCTTCCCAATTATGATGTTCGGTTTACCAGCAGCATGTCTCGCGATGTATGCAGCTGCTAAAAAAGAACGTAAAGCAGTTGTTGGAGGAATGCTGTTCAGTATCGGATTCACTTCATTCTTAACTGGGATTACAGAACCAATTGAATTCACGTTCATGTTCTTGTCTCCTCTATTATATGTCATTCATGCTCTACTCACGGGTGTGTCAATGATGGTTTCGTATGCATTAGATATTCATCACGGTTTCGGTTTCTCGGCAGGAGCGATTGACTATGTGCTCAATTATGGTCTCGCAACAAATCCGTTATTGCTACTTGTCGTTGGACTGGGTATAGGAATCATTTACTTTGTGATTTTCTACTTCTTGATTATCAAACTCGACTTGAAAACACCAGGTCGTGAAGAAGAAGACGAAGAAGGTGCAGAAAATGCAGGGTCTGACAACAAAGCAGTTGACGTTCGCGCATACCACACAATTGAAGGACTTGGCGGCGTTGATAATGTCGTGGCAGTCGATTATTGCACGACGCGTCTACGTATGACCGTTAAAGATTCAGACCGTGTAAACGAAAAAGAATTAAAACGTCACGGTGCCATGGGCGTTATGAAAATAAATAAAACAAACGTTCAAGTGGTAATCGGAACGGCCGTAGAATTTTTAGCTGATGCGATGAAGCCGCGCCTAGCGAATGGCAATCCTGCACCTAGCGATTTATCAGTCGTAGAAAAAGAAAAAACAAACGAAGCAGCGGCAGTACAAGCGATTGCTGCAAAAGATTTTGAAATGCCGATTCAAGGGGACATCATTCCATTGTCTGAAGTGCCGGATGAAGTATTCGCAAAAGGAATGATGGGGCAAGGGTTTGCGATTGTGCCGACTGGCAACATTCTTTATTCACCAGTAGACGGTCGTGTTGTTAGTGTGTTCCCAACAAAACACGCTATTGGTATCAAAACAGATACAGGAGTCGACTTGTTAATCCATGTTGGGTTGGACACGGTCAAATTAAAAGGACAAGGTTTTGAAGCCTTAGTAGAACAAGACACGTTGGTGCAACGTGGAGATGCTTTGTTGAAACTGGATTTGGAATTCTTAAAAGCAAATGCACCTTCGATTGCGACACCGGTCATTTTTACAAACTTAACGGAACAAAAAGTGACGATGATAAAAGACGGCTTCCAAGAACAAGGAACAGCTTCCATTTTGAAAGTCGACTAA